A genomic region of Methanothermobacter sp. CaT2 contains the following coding sequences:
- a CDS encoding type II secretion system F family protein codes for MAVVPSALKPMSDALENIIPDRLLLRLQETLIRTGLYVKASEIVTLAFLGGAIFAVIASVVAALLGLSVILAVLVGFSLPSIMLGAYIFIMMERRVDAIEQSTPDFLRQIASLLRAGVGLESALEDVSRQGEGPLYDELKRAVIEIKIGRTFDEAILSMSERLKSKNLDRTFRMILEGRRAGGSLSDVIETVAEDLRAVLALKRERKANVMMSVMFLVVAAIIAAPFALGMIMVYSGFMESVGKPNPILGAAKIAASGYIIIHSIIAGLLIGIIMYGSARKGVKFAVPLSIMAYAIFYVIGSFGMTLVSSMAP; via the coding sequence ATGGCCGTAGTACCAAGCGCACTGAAACCAATGAGCGATGCCCTTGAGAACATAATACCTGATAGGCTGCTCCTCAGGCTGCAGGAGACCCTCATAAGGACCGGGCTGTATGTAAAGGCATCAGAGATAGTAACCCTTGCATTCCTTGGAGGGGCCATATTTGCAGTTATTGCATCCGTTGTTGCAGCCCTTCTTGGTTTAAGTGTTATCCTCGCAGTACTGGTAGGATTCTCCCTGCCGTCAATCATGCTGGGGGCATACATCTTTATAATGATGGAGAGGCGCGTTGATGCCATTGAACAGTCAACACCCGACTTCCTGAGGCAGATAGCCTCTCTCCTGCGGGCGGGTGTGGGCCTTGAATCAGCCCTTGAGGATGTATCCCGACAGGGGGAGGGACCCCTGTATGATGAACTGAAGAGGGCTGTTATTGAGATAAAGATCGGCAGAACATTCGATGAAGCCATACTATCAATGAGCGAGCGCCTGAAGTCAAAAAACCTTGACAGGACATTCAGGATGATACTTGAGGGTAGAAGAGCCGGTGGAAGCCTTTCAGATGTCATTGAAACCGTTGCAGAGGACCTGAGGGCGGTCCTTGCACTTAAGAGGGAGAGGAAGGCCAACGTCATGATGTCAGTCATGTTCCTTGTTGTCGCGGCCATAATCGCAGCACCCTTCGCCCTGGGGATGATAATGGTCTACTCAGGTTTCATGGAGTCAGTGGGAAAACCAAACCCCATCCTGGGGGCTGCAAAGATCGCTGCTTCAGGCTACATAATAATTCACTCCATAATAGCAGGGCTCCTGATAGGCATCATAATGTACGGGAGTGCAAGGAAGGGTGTTAAATTCGCTGTTCCGCTCTCCATAATGGCATATGCAATATTCTATGTGATAGGAAGTTTCGGAATGACACTTGTAAGTAGCATGGCACCATAG
- a CDS encoding lactaldehyde dehydrogenase: MEMIIDGEGASGEKIFTVRNPFNGDEVDRVPLAGRSDVERAIRAAHRARDAMADLSARKISEKLYDVADELKTELDEFARLITLESGKPIRFSRDEVKRSVETARLSAEEAGRLYGESIPMDAGIGGKGLTGFTVRIPLGVVAAITPFNYPLNLAIHKVGPALAAGNTTILKPSLEAPLSALKLAWILSEHFPAGAVNAVTGRGSEVGDVIIDSPLVDKITFTGSVEVGRYISARASMKKITLELGGNDPLIVMDDADIDSAVEAAVRGSYLYSGQVCIAVKRMIVHEDVADEFADKLVNRTGSLRAGDPMDVRTDVGPLINEDAAIEVERVIGAAVEDGAELLCGGSRRGNFVEPTVLDHVVPGMEVIERETFGPVSPIIRFTDADEAIRIANGTCYALQAGVFTENIRTALRMAREIEAGTVLVNKQSTFRVDHMPFGGFRCSGMGREGVKYAIRDMTRTKMIVLNEN, translated from the coding sequence ATGGAGATGATTATTGATGGCGAGGGGGCGAGTGGAGAGAAAATCTTCACCGTCAGGAACCCCTTCAACGGGGATGAGGTGGATAGGGTCCCACTTGCAGGTCGAAGTGATGTTGAGAGGGCCATAAGGGCGGCCCACCGGGCCAGGGATGCAATGGCGGACCTATCAGCCAGGAAGATATCTGAGAAACTCTATGACGTTGCAGACGAACTGAAGACAGAGCTGGATGAATTTGCAAGGCTGATAACCCTTGAGTCAGGAAAACCAATAAGGTTCTCACGTGACGAGGTGAAGAGGTCAGTTGAAACTGCAAGGCTTTCTGCAGAGGAGGCAGGAAGGCTCTACGGTGAATCAATCCCCATGGACGCGGGTATAGGCGGGAAGGGTCTCACTGGCTTCACAGTCAGAATCCCCCTCGGGGTTGTTGCGGCAATAACCCCCTTCAACTATCCCCTCAACCTTGCAATACACAAGGTTGGCCCGGCCCTTGCAGCCGGTAACACCACTATCCTTAAGCCATCCCTCGAGGCCCCACTATCTGCACTGAAGCTGGCATGGATCCTCAGTGAGCACTTCCCGGCCGGCGCTGTTAACGCTGTAACCGGGAGGGGCTCAGAGGTGGGGGATGTTATCATTGACAGCCCCCTCGTTGATAAGATAACCTTCACTGGAAGTGTTGAGGTCGGGAGGTACATATCTGCCAGGGCCTCCATGAAGAAGATCACCCTTGAACTGGGAGGCAACGACCCCCTCATTGTCATGGATGACGCGGACATCGACTCTGCAGTGGAGGCTGCTGTGAGGGGATCCTACCTCTACTCTGGACAGGTCTGCATAGCCGTTAAGAGGATGATAGTCCATGAGGACGTGGCCGATGAATTCGCAGATAAACTCGTGAATAGAACAGGGAGTTTAAGGGCCGGGGACCCAATGGATGTAAGAACAGATGTTGGGCCCCTGATAAATGAGGATGCCGCCATTGAGGTTGAGAGGGTAATCGGGGCGGCGGTTGAGGATGGTGCTGAACTCCTCTGTGGCGGTTCAAGGAGGGGTAACTTTGTTGAACCCACGGTGCTTGACCATGTGGTGCCCGGCATGGAGGTTATTGAAAGGGAAACCTTTGGTCCGGTCTCCCCAATAATAAGGTTCACCGATGCTGATGAGGCCATAAGAATTGCCAACGGGACCTGCTATGCACTTCAGGCAGGGGTCTTCACAGAGAACATAAGGACGGCCCTCAGGATGGCCAGGGAAATTGAGGCCGGCACAGTGCTTGTAAACAAGCAGTCCACATTCAGGGTGGACCACATGCCCTTTGGGGGATTCAGGTGCAGTGGAATGGGTAGGGAGGGTGTCAAGTACGCCATAAGGGACATGACACGCACAAAGATGATAGTCCTAAATGAAAACTGA
- a CDS encoding chitobiase/beta-hexosaminidase C-terminal domain-containing protein produces MKDKHIVLPLLVLLAFAAGISGASAADIPSNAVNLTMQQNASDPAQIIVDVNYSDDLQDVDPTVAVDAKLELLEGNITDATIKWYYTGDLSGPSADYTVPEGVQEVWLSSFTGAPVPQGAAKLYMEDGKSYRWLFVVENANGKVFRVRASSVAFQLNSTGGIENETVLNSTNLTVDLQPHFSLANLTVNPLSGSAPLTVNVTVNVTNTGVAGDYTAELKVNGEVKDTKTVTLATGETREVTFTYELPAGLHSVTVGDLTPASVTSTPAAPSASPASGIYRNNVTVTLTGPANSTIYYTTNGSTPTVNSTKYTAPLVLSKSTALKFIAVVNGASSAVSSASYTIMKPVTLTYYVKVKVKKWYKKWYRYYGKWRYKWRYYWTYRYVKKTSTYWQIA; encoded by the coding sequence TTGAAAGACAAACATATTGTGCTACCATTACTGGTCCTGCTTGCATTCGCTGCAGGTATCTCAGGTGCATCAGCAGCGGATATACCCTCCAATGCTGTTAACCTGACAATGCAGCAGAACGCCTCGGACCCCGCACAGATAATTGTCGATGTTAACTACAGTGATGACCTCCAGGACGTTGATCCCACAGTGGCGGTCGATGCAAAGCTTGAACTCCTTGAGGGTAACATCACAGATGCAACCATAAAGTGGTACTACACCGGTGACCTCAGCGGACCCTCAGCAGATTACACGGTACCTGAAGGTGTCCAGGAGGTCTGGCTCAGCTCCTTCACAGGGGCACCGGTACCCCAGGGAGCAGCAAAGCTCTACATGGAAGATGGAAAGAGCTACAGGTGGCTATTCGTCGTTGAAAATGCAAATGGTAAGGTCTTCAGGGTAAGGGCAAGTTCAGTGGCATTCCAGCTGAATTCAACCGGCGGAATTGAAAATGAAACAGTACTGAACTCCACCAACCTCACAGTGGACCTGCAGCCACACTTCTCACTGGCAAACCTCACAGTTAACCCCCTGAGCGGCAGCGCACCCCTCACCGTGAACGTGACAGTCAATGTCACAAACACAGGTGTTGCAGGGGACTACACAGCTGAGCTTAAGGTCAACGGTGAGGTGAAGGACACCAAGACAGTGACCCTCGCCACAGGAGAAACCAGGGAAGTCACATTCACATACGAACTGCCAGCAGGACTCCACAGTGTTACCGTGGGAGACCTCACACCAGCATCGGTCACATCAACTCCAGCAGCACCATCTGCAAGCCCGGCATCAGGAATATACCGCAACAATGTTACCGTGACACTCACAGGCCCTGCAAACTCAACGATATACTACACAACCAATGGCTCCACACCAACAGTCAACAGCACAAAATACACAGCGCCACTGGTTCTGAGCAAATCAACAGCACTGAAATTCATTGCAGTTGTTAACGGCGCATCATCAGCGGTATCATCAGCAAGTTACACAATCATGAAGCCAGTGACCCTCACCTACTACGTTAAGGTGAAGGTGAAGAAATGGTACAAGAAATGGTACAGGTACTACGGTAAATGGAGATACAAGTGGAGATACTACTGGACCTACAGGTACGTTAAGAAGACATCCACCTACTGGCAGATAGCATAA
- a CDS encoding HIT family protein — MASCEYCGLDGYYGRELARTRHWIIYLAPSQRYLGTCVVALRRKCRDLSELMDGEWADFAWILRCLESAVRELFNPDLFNWSCFKNSAFRSEDPDPEVHWHFHPRYSRPVRFGGETFRDREFGHIPVPLEGKVPEPVMDELEGIMRDRIVKFLNEGEDI, encoded by the coding sequence GTGGCTTCCTGTGAATACTGTGGCCTGGATGGGTACTATGGACGCGAACTTGCCAGAACACGGCACTGGATAATCTACCTTGCACCGAGCCAGCGATACCTCGGGACATGCGTCGTGGCCCTCAGGAGGAAGTGCAGGGACCTCTCAGAGCTCATGGATGGGGAGTGGGCTGATTTTGCATGGATTCTGAGGTGCCTTGAGTCTGCCGTGAGGGAACTTTTCAACCCGGACCTCTTCAACTGGAGCTGCTTCAAGAACTCGGCCTTCAGATCAGAGGATCCGGACCCTGAGGTGCACTGGCACTTCCATCCAAGGTACAGCAGGCCGGTCAGGTTCGGAGGTGAAACCTTCAGGGACAGAGAGTTCGGCCACATACCTGTCCCACTTGAAGGTAAGGTCCCGGAGCCTGTTATGGATGAACTTGAAGGCATAATGAGGGACAGGATAGTTAAGTTTCTGAATGAGGGAGAGGATATTTAA
- a CDS encoding PRC-barrel domain-containing protein has protein sequence MVELSSLYGLEIYTSRGKYVGRVQDVVLNIKKGRVSTLKVRPMRHDKKNVGIKDVLKTSIRIVPESDEIRPIQEEGIIDINYDRVQAVGDILIISPDVSVEKKVSPVES, from the coding sequence ATGGTTGAATTATCCAGTCTATATGGACTTGAAATATACACATCAAGGGGTAAATACGTTGGAAGGGTCCAGGATGTTGTCCTCAACATCAAGAAGGGACGTGTCTCAACCCTCAAGGTGAGGCCAATGCGGCATGACAAGAAGAACGTGGGTATAAAGGACGTCCTCAAGACAAGCATAAGGATAGTGCCTGAATCCGATGAGATAAGGCCCATACAGGAGGAGGGCATAATAGACATAAACTATGACAGGGTACAGGCAGTTGGGGATATACTGATAATATCACCCGATGTCTCGGTGGAGAAGAAAGTGAGCCCTGTTGAATCCTGA
- a CDS encoding radical SAM protein yields the protein MDESGRCMLCEWRCGANRRDGERGVCGASETEIAYTSISETLRSYSVTFLCCPFRCAYCNAYRISQYPHSGWIYRGHVEAEELADEAITAIKSHERISNISFTGGEPSIHTPYIEELVRRVREEIDVGVILATNGFSTPGTLRRLMGLTSLFSFEIKALSDELHRNLTGAPAGPVLRNAAHLAGRFPDKIRVFRTVVIPGINDHEIREIAAFIASIDPEIPYRLIGFRPNFMLYYHRGPGRELMERLVEECRAEGLERVDYSGYYPASELKLEDRLKAAGCSIPRDCGSCSRVCRAIIREPWRVNSSGTPQQGSGFR from the coding sequence ATGGATGAATCAGGGAGATGCATGCTCTGTGAGTGGAGGTGCGGTGCAAATCGGAGGGATGGGGAAAGGGGCGTGTGCGGTGCATCAGAAACAGAAATAGCATACACATCCATCTCAGAAACCCTGAGAAGTTATTCCGTCACATTCCTGTGCTGCCCATTCCGGTGCGCCTACTGTAACGCCTACCGCATATCCCAGTACCCCCACTCTGGCTGGATCTACAGGGGACACGTTGAAGCAGAGGAACTTGCAGATGAGGCCATCACTGCAATTAAATCACATGAACGAATCTCAAATATCAGCTTCACAGGGGGAGAACCATCCATACACACACCCTACATTGAGGAGCTGGTAAGGCGAGTAAGGGAAGAAATCGATGTTGGTGTTATCCTCGCAACAAACGGGTTCTCAACCCCTGGAACCCTAAGGAGGCTCATGGGGTTAACATCACTCTTCAGCTTTGAGATAAAGGCCCTTTCAGATGAGCTTCACAGGAACCTCACCGGTGCACCTGCAGGACCGGTACTCAGAAACGCAGCCCACCTTGCAGGTAGGTTCCCTGATAAGATAAGGGTTTTCAGGACAGTGGTGATCCCCGGGATCAATGACCATGAGATCCGTGAAATAGCCGCCTTCATAGCCTCCATTGACCCTGAGATACCCTACCGCCTCATAGGCTTCAGACCAAACTTCATGCTCTACTACCACAGGGGGCCCGGCAGAGAGCTGATGGAGAGACTCGTTGAGGAATGCAGGGCAGAGGGTCTTGAGAGGGTTGACTATTCTGGCTACTACCCGGCCTCTGAGCTGAAACTTGAGGACAGATTGAAGGCAGCGGGTTGCAGTATTCCACGTGACTGTGGTAGCTGCAGCAGGGTCTGCAGGGCGATCATAAGGGAGCCATGGAGGGTTAACTCTTCAGGAACTCCTCAACAAGGTTCCGGGTTTCGTTGA
- a CDS encoding tRNA-binding protein: MWDTSKDYRLMVAVKAVDLFRRTLESGGFRGQWKKKPALQAATEIERILQGLTYCYMEPEDLASSPEVMEIKGKVEEIVEALGGEDWSRRFLEEAPREEREKVEENIARVRFFLNTLGNLDRRLMLGKISDPVIGVDIIAVEVMSVGNHPVADKLHVCNVNAGGRSIKVVTNDLDVRENDHVAVALLPPQNFMGVTSEGMFLGVEGVLRDVDGEPGEMPRGIPLEALNETRNLVEEFLKS, from the coding sequence ATGTGGGATACCAGTAAGGATTACAGACTCATGGTTGCAGTTAAGGCAGTTGACCTCTTCAGGAGGACCCTTGAATCAGGGGGCTTCAGGGGACAGTGGAAGAAGAAGCCCGCCCTTCAGGCTGCCACTGAAATTGAGAGGATACTTCAGGGCCTCACATACTGTTACATGGAACCAGAGGACCTCGCCTCAAGCCCCGAGGTCATGGAGATCAAGGGAAAGGTTGAGGAGATAGTTGAGGCCCTTGGTGGTGAGGACTGGAGCCGGAGGTTCCTTGAGGAGGCCCCGCGTGAGGAGAGGGAGAAGGTTGAGGAGAACATTGCAAGGGTGCGGTTCTTCCTGAACACCCTTGGAAACCTTGACAGGAGGCTCATGCTCGGAAAGATATCTGACCCTGTGATCGGGGTTGATATAATTGCAGTTGAGGTCATGAGCGTGGGGAACCATCCCGTGGCAGATAAGCTGCATGTGTGCAACGTGAACGCCGGTGGGAGGTCAATAAAGGTCGTCACCAATGACCTCGATGTCCGTGAGAATGACCATGTGGCTGTGGCGCTCCTCCCCCCACAGAATTTCATGGGCGTGACCAGTGAGGGAATGTTCCTTGGTGTTGAAGGTGTCCTGAGGGATGTGGATGGTGAACCCGGTGAAATGCCCAGGGGGATACCCCTCGAGGCCCTCAACGAAACCCGGAACCTTGTTGAGGAGTTCCTGAAGAGTTAA
- a CDS encoding aminopeptidase P family protein: MNRIECALENIHEEGERALITARKNIYYLSGFMPTATSFLILEDEPVLLVSEMDRESAMVKSRVDVRTFKRIRDVRESFDLSGVLVEPATPVGLLERLGIGGDFRVMDPVSGIRMVKDREELKRMEEALRIAENSFKKLEFNGTEIEIAARLDYTMRLAGSEGVSFDTIVASSERSSIPHAVPTANTTGSPVLIDWGAVREGYHSDTTRTIVEGEGEHEVLEIVLEAKRAGVKALKPGARACDVDSAVRGVIGEYGYADNFIHSTGHGVGLDVHEKPSLAAGDETVLRKGMVLTVEPGIYIPGEFGVRVEDMVVVGEGVMNRLPDALS; the protein is encoded by the coding sequence TTGAATAGAATCGAATGTGCCCTTGAGAATATTCATGAGGAGGGCGAAAGGGCCCTTATAACTGCAAGGAAGAACATATACTACCTCTCAGGCTTCATGCCAACAGCCACCTCATTCCTGATCCTTGAGGATGAACCGGTACTCCTTGTGAGTGAGATGGATAGAGAATCCGCCATGGTGAAATCCCGGGTTGATGTGAGGACCTTCAAGAGAATAAGGGATGTGAGAGAATCATTCGACCTCTCAGGCGTGCTTGTTGAACCGGCCACCCCCGTGGGCCTCCTTGAGAGGCTCGGCATCGGTGGGGACTTCAGGGTCATGGATCCTGTATCAGGTATCAGGATGGTCAAGGACAGGGAGGAACTTAAAAGGATGGAGGAGGCCCTGAGGATAGCAGAGAACTCATTCAAAAAACTTGAATTTAATGGGACTGAAATTGAGATAGCCGCCAGACTTGACTACACCATGCGCCTGGCCGGTTCTGAGGGGGTATCCTTTGACACCATAGTGGCATCATCGGAGAGGTCAAGCATCCCCCATGCGGTGCCAACAGCAAACACCACCGGGTCACCGGTACTGATTGACTGGGGGGCTGTCAGGGAGGGCTACCACTCCGACACCACAAGGACAATCGTTGAGGGTGAAGGGGAGCATGAGGTACTTGAAATTGTCCTTGAAGCTAAAAGGGCGGGGGTGAAGGCCCTCAAACCTGGTGCAAGGGCATGTGATGTTGACAGTGCTGTCAGAGGAGTTATAGGGGAATATGGCTATGCTGATAACTTCATACACTCAACAGGTCATGGGGTGGGCCTTGATGTCCATGAAAAGCCATCCCTGGCAGCAGGTGATGAAACCGTCCTGAGGAAAGGGATGGTCCTGACAGTTGAACCAGGGATCTACATCCCGGGCGAGTTCGGTGTGCGGGTTGAGGACATGGTCGTGGTGGGTGAGGGTGTTATGAACCGGCTGCCTGATGCACTGAGTTGA
- a CDS encoding class III signal peptide-containing protein: MHGLIADESGQGSAELILVFGGIIVIVTVAVVWYRNYVRGSQTAMNSDVQNVTNSIKGLKNKF; the protein is encoded by the coding sequence TTGCATGGTTTAATTGCCGATGAATCAGGTCAGGGATCCGCTGAACTCATACTTGTATTCGGGGGTATAATAGTCATCGTAACGGTGGCGGTTGTATGGTACCGCAATTATGTCAGGGGATCTCAAACAGCCATGAACTCAGATGTTCAGAATGTTACAAACTCGATAAAGGGCCTTAAGAACAAGTTCTAG